The Belonocnema kinseyi isolate 2016_QV_RU_SX_M_011 chromosome 2, B_treatae_v1, whole genome shotgun sequence nucleotide sequence tttaattaaaaaaggttgaaaaaatacattttttcgataaattgtttttatcttGTTgtgaatatcaaattatttatttttccaacaaattcatatctagaagtttttttattcaaatttcaagttttagtcatgtttgtatttattttagtaatttttatactGCTTCTAATCaacgaaacaaatattaaataaaatataaataataattatatagtagaattaactttttaataccatttttttcaatatacatCACTTGAAAGAAGTATGGGACTAACTAGTTTTTGTTAGTTGCATAAAGTCAtctaattttgataataaaatatgttacatttttttgctcAAAGTAGGATGAAAAATATAACCTCGAATACAACATTTCCGTGTTCAGTAATACTTTGTTGAAGCATTTTTGACCCTTCTGCCAGACGTATTGCGAAAAAAAGTTGAcgttttttaaacgtaaatttccGTAGAATTTAATCGATGTTTTCACAAAActgtgttgattttttttttgattgcgCCAAAACCTGAACGTCCTCTTGGTAAAGTCATAACGATCCTGATAAacgaatatacatttttttaattttgctagtATCGTTTAATACTTGTGTAACTAATAATGGCGCGTGAAATTGAGACGCATATATCACAAGAGAATATAGATAAAAACGTTAAATCCGACCCGGGAAATCCGAGAATTCGCAAACGAAGTTGCGCTGGACATCATGagtgaatcaaaaaataataattatttgatttccaTTTAGTGAGAGACATCCAGAAGAAGCGCACTCTACTATTATTGATTCTAGTTCCAGCAGTGGAAGTGTGCGAACACAAAGTatgtcaaattgaaaattaaaactattaaattaatttagtatAATCTGCTATTTTTGAAGAAATGCTCTTCTTATTTTAGACTCTCGGCCCAGTTCAGGAAATTTATCAGGAAACAGCCTCAGTCCAGAGCTCAGAAAAAACTCAACCTGTTCGAGTACAGGAAGTGGGTGGGATATAGACATACCTGTTCCTCTCGGAAGTAAGATTACAACATTAATTATTCGTCAGCTAGTAAGCTTCATAAAATAGTGtgtcttatttttgaaatttttttatcaggttCGCATTCATTGGACAGTAATAATTCCTCAGTAGTTGGCAGTAGTTTGTCCAGCCTCCGAAGAAGATGGATAAGAGCAGTTTCAACTTCCTTGAGTCGTTCGGAGTCGGACGATTTATTCGCACACTGTGGCGAGATGTCAAATGAACAGGAAAATTACATTCGTCGGCACAAGACGAGGCTCGGACTCGCTATGTTGATTCAACTTACGCGAGGCCATGAGAAGTAAacaatcttgaattaaaaaatatttgcttaaatttgGGCAGaaatacactcaactcccgatataagacccGTTTTAGGACCTGGCTTGCCTTGGCCTTGTTTCTAAATCGGGGAATCCAATcgtataaaaaaataggaaaatagctTGTAATTTTTGCGAAAACTGGGAATTGCAGGGTGGCTGCtcgaccgggaaaccgggaactTTTTGAGGCCCGGAAAATACGGGAAGtgacattttacaaattttcatttttttaaatctgtcccAAGTTTACTTGCAACAGTTTTTTGagcaatcagttaaatttttatttttataaattatcatatcattaagtttacaatgcgtaattcgaaaaatcttttacttacaaattttacattgtggattttatttttcatgtttcaatatttcattcaaaaaaatgttaaagacttaaaaattagaaacatttgaaATCGTACAGTTTTGGATAATAAAACCTATTTTgttgatcaaatgtgaatataaattatcatgattttttacattaaactatacattaaggattaacaagtgaatCATAGCGGATTTTACAAGACCACTCGaaatcagtttcaaatttaagaatttttagattttacctataaaaattaaattgtttcgattgaaaagtctttttagttaaacaaatgtaaacgcccaattgaaactttataaactggtttcagtttttaaataacttcaaaataatacattcacaattttttaatattcagaaatatttgatgGTTTATGTAAAATcggtaattataaatcaaatattcaaaactaaacaaaaaggtAAACTTTGATCGctgatatttttattgttctatttgaaaaaatttaatttacaattaaaattattgaatttttatgtaaaattaatatcaaacacCTATACttcctagaaaaaattcgagtaaattgaagagatatttagaaaatctgaaaagattcaaaattaatgaaaaatttgaaatgatttcaaatcatttaaacaaagtgtctacGTATACCCACATAATCCGgatattcgtaccgaaatttcagtaaaattaattttaagagaatactgaAAAAGACGTCCACAATTGTGAAACatgaatatggaagattttaaggaaacattttttattttgcaggatttaaaaaaaattaggaaggattaaaatcattttaaaagacgtttagaagttctaaaaaaagtttaaaataatttataatttaaataaacgtaAACATGTCGATGAATTtgattcaagattttgaaataaaatttcttaggatttttTGAGGACTTTTTGAGGATTgtcaaactatttaaaactaaaaaatttaacttttaatttaagaagtgttcagtttataaacaaaaatgaaatcgttcaaattgtaatatttctagcttaaaactgttaaaatgatttgcagctcagtttttattacttcaaatgcaaacatttttagctttagagttcgaattttttaatttcattgaccgtgaaaaatgttagcGAACCTGAAAATGATGGGTAATTTGTCATTTGATTAACACGGCTGccttgaatttgtttgaatttttaaacttttgcaatAACTATCATCTTGCTGTTCGAAAATATGTGCTTCGAATTATGCTCAGTTTTACCAACCATCTCTGGCAAAAAAGcggtgtattttatatttaagattttcaagTTAATGTTTCGTTACAAAATTAATGCTCCTATTATACTATGATGATTGATTGATGAATAGTTTcctatcgaaaataaaaaatctatatctTGAATCCTGAATCACAAAAACGCGAATATCCCATAAAATACGATTGATAAAAAGGACCCTTTTCTTGCGAAACGTCCCAATTTGTATTCTGTAATAATATCAGTATCTTCCTTGTCCAAAATTTTCATTGCGGTTTCTTTAATCACATCATTCTCACTCATTTTCCTATACCTCCCTTTTCCAATAactaattttgattgaaagtttatacgttttaattcaaaagtctactattatgtctttggttcagaattgatctctttttggttacaaattctatcatttggttggaatttaattattttcttttaaatttaactattttgttaaaaaatggtcttttttagtttaaaagtcaagtttttttctcaaactatcgactttttagatagaaagcttaactattttgttaaaaattcgtctttcgggggttaaaaatgcataatttttttgtaaatattcatctttttgggaaaaaatcaatctttcggattaaaaaattattttcaggtattaaattaatttttttattaaaaatgcttttttttagttgaaaattcaactgatttctaaAAAGTTCATCTAATTGtcttgaaaactctactatttagttgaacattattttttcttgattgaaaatttgcggattataaaattatttttaggcataaaagtgattttttgttaaaaatgctttttttagttgaaaattcaactgttttgtcaaatgtttttttaaacattcgactttttacctagaaatctgaactattttgttagaagtttccctttctgggttaaaattaatcttttttagatgaaaattccactattttcttgacAACAAAGTATATTTCTACTCGCATGAATTGACTTGTAtgtatttttcgaaatcttttggaaatgaTTGTGAAGTTTAAANNNNNNNNNNNNNNNNNNNNNNNNNNNNNNNNNNNNNNNNNNNNNNNNNNNNNNNNNNNNNNNNNNNNNNNNNNNNNNNNNNNNNNNNNNNNNNNNNNNNTCTTAGAAGTCTTTTTACatctttctaaaatctgaaatgtgtgttctttaaaatatattggagtcttttgaaatactttcaattcTTTCTATAATCTTTgcctaatttttcaattcttaaaaatccctgtgaaatttttgaaattttcgaaaatctttcaaagtttttttaaattgtttgaaatctttgaaaactttttgtaatatttctgaaaagATGGAATAATCTTTGAAGTCTTGCAAATCATTGTGAATCGTCttcaatcttgtaaaatatttttaaaagtttttgaaatctttctgaaatcattgaaatatgtgTGAGAGTTTTGCAATcctttgacatattttgaaacccttggaaattttttgaaatcgctgcaaaatttggttaaaagccTCGCAATCTTCTTGATTTTTTGGTAAATCCtttgaagtttcttgaaatcttatattttgaattgttttgcattcttttgaaattttaaactttttgtgaagtgtttgaaatcttctgaaatctttggggaatctttgaaagtcttttaaaatcttctaaatatttgtgagagctttgaaaatctctgaaatgttttgaagtttttcgaaatatttataaaaattttccgtaattcttgaaatcttagaaatcgttctgaaatttttgcaacggtctgaaatattttgaaatatttctgaaatctttgaaatctgtttgtGAGTtctgaaattcctttgaaatatttttaagtcttgaaatatttctaaatttttctgaaatctttgcataATGTTTGAAGTCAAAGAAACCTTTGTCAAAGTTTTGCagccttttaaaatcttctgaagttttttgaaatctttgaaatcttgttcCTTTAATAAGTCACATGTTGATtatcgtttgaaaatgtatttactgATTCAGAGAAATGGAGACAAGACTCTTGGAACATGCGGCCCTGCTCGAGGGAGTGCTGGATCGATTACGTCTTTCTTGTACGGATTCCAGCAAAGGCCAGGACAATGTCAAAGGGAAGGGACTGATAACTCGATTACATCGGGCATCATCCTGTTGCACAATTTGGTTATTACGTCTACTCATGGATTCCGCCAACTCCATTGCCCCTTTGTTGTGGCACGATGCTATGCTGAATACAACATTCCCTAAAGAAGAGAGAATCAACATGATTCACCACGGACTTCAGGAAATGTGCCAACTTCTCGACAGCATCGACACCAAATCCACGAATTTGTAAGCTATCACGAATCTACCATCTAATCAGCCGttcgggtgcttttccaattaagctattaaagatttcgaaagaaaaatccattttcgaGAATATTCGCCAtgtcaagccaggtgttacatttatgatacgatttatttaaagaaattaaaacctttaaattactcttctcataaatgtaacatttggatctgtattttctgttatttgaagagttaagtTGATCgatagttttcatttttattttcaccgATTGTGGAATGACATTAACACTGCTCGATGGTAACTACCTCTaacgataatacagattcctttaaataaactaaaattaaaaatattcttttagctTCCTGAGTACGATGGTGACTGCCGTTTTGACTCATCACCTCGGTTGGGTCCACACAGTCCTCTCAGGATTCAATCGGCAAATGGTAGAAAAACTTCGGAAGCAATATCTCTGCAATCCTTTGTGGGCTCAACTCGGAGATTTGTATGGGGCTTTGGGAAATCCAGTGAAGGTCGTTCACACAGTAATCGCTGGAGATCCGGACAAAGCCGAATTAATCAATTCCATCCTGACTTTTCTAACCTACTTTATCCGTAGTGGAATCGTCAAAAAACAATACGAACGACGTTCTTCTTCACAGCAAGATGTCCAACAGGCGATAGTTCTTCTAGACCAAATAAAAATGAAGCATCCTTCATTATTTAAACCCTCCATTCCCAACAACTCAAGATTAGAAGCTCATCGAAAGACCTCGAAACGACGAGCTGAATCTACGAAGTCCGAATCCGCGGATTCTGGAACTTGTGAAGACCAGACAAAAATCGAGCCAATGGCCTCGAAATTAAAAAGAAGCAACACCTTGCAAAAAAATCTTGATGCTTTGGCTTCTGATCCTCCAAAAGTGGATTTCGATTTGGATTTGAAGGACACGAGTGATGAAAAAAGCAACATTACCAGCAAAGTGAAGATAATAGTCAGTGAAATATCGCCACGCGAATTTGGAAAAGATCCGCGCTTGCATCAAGGAAGCGCGTTGCAGGAATTGGAGAAGAAATTCGACCAAGAAGTAGATGAGGCTTTTATGGAAGCGAAACTTGTTTCACTCCAACGGAATCAGACTGGCGAAATGAGGAAACTGAGTTTTGGCAATTTGGGAGATTCCCTCTCCCATCCCTCGAATGTCGACTTCGTTAATTTAAGAGAACAGTCCCAAGTTTTCTTCACATTAGGAGAAGAGGAGAAACCTCTCAAGTCGAGATTGCAACCTGGATGTAAATGCCAGTGTGCTTTCACATTCACGAGGGTTCCAAGCACATCAGCGGATCTTCCGGAAGGAGTTTTGAGAAAAATCATCCAGAGGAATTTTCCAGAGTCTTCGAAGAATATGCAACCTCCTCCAGAAGCCACTTCAAGTGAATCCTTGGGCCTCTGTTTAAAGTGCAGTAGAAACAATTACACTTCCTCGCAAAGTTATGAGAATAGCAAACTTCATCTTGAAACTCCTACAAATGCTACTGAGGTACTTCGCAGTTGTGGGAATTCTGGAGGCAATGAAGGAAGGTGCGCATTGCCTTCGAACAGTCTTGAAGCTTTGATTGAAGCGAACAATGTGATTGAACTTCCGATGCCACGGTCGAATAAAGTGCCGTTGGGGAAGATAAAAACGAACGAAAACGTCGGATTTACGAGGACTTTAATGAGCAGAAAGATGCAGGCTTTTAATGAGACTATAAATTCGTTTTCTGAGGTTTGTGGATCAGGATATACTTGGGGATTGGTGATGCAGGGTCTggtgaagaagaagaagaagtcgAGAAGAAAAAACAAGGTTGAGAAGGAGGAGATTAGTGATCAGGAGAGGAAGGAATGGTGGCGTCCGATGAGAGAAGAGGTGGAAATCAATGCCAAGTTCCCTTTGGTGGATCAGCCAGTTGCTGAAGCTCTTTGCATTTTAGCTGACCTCGATACGTGGCAAGTTGGAATTTTGTCGAGTAACTCGCCTCTTCATAATCCGCCTCTTCCTATTGGAATGTCTGGACTTGTTGCTAATATGCTGGAAGCCTTTTTGTACATATGGAGAAAATACCGATCTCCAGAACATGTAAGTATTGCCGGATGGGTTGATTGGTTGatcacttttaaaatctttatgaatattttcaaatctgtaatatctttggaaatctttttaaatcttgtgaaatctttaaaatcttttagaatttttgtgaaattagtgaaagctttgaatttttgtgaaatattttttaaaaattgaaatttttctcatttattttaaatcttttcggtATCTTTGAAACCTTCCaaaatttcctttgaaaaatttcctttgaaaaatcctttgaaatattttcaaatcttttgaaatcttgcagGGTATCTAGCGTgtgggaattttgaaatttaaaattgaaacccaaTAGTGCAGTCGCTAATAATCCTGACAACTTATACGACTATAAAATTGcaattgatataaaaaagaaaattgacgaAGTCGAAGGCATGAAAAGCGCAAAAAAGCCAGtacttcatattttattttaaatttaaaaaaatttccagccaGTTTTGTAAACTCTTTTGAATATCTTGGAACGTCAACTTAAAAAATACTCCAGAGAAAAAACGAATTAAGTTAAAGGGATGAAAATTAGCTAAATAGcagcattttaaaatatacaatttttagtttatctatctgtttatctgaagaaaaatatatctagatattttcgagacaAATGCAGTTgtattgttcatttttcaattcgacaattagtttgtttataataattacggAACTTTTTTCTGGGCTTTTTTTGTCATTCAGAAGTTTAAGGgcggttaaaataatttttaaagcttgctagaaaaaatctaattttaaaacccACAAAACGACTATgtggaaaaaacattttctttccgCTTTTGATTCTTTCGacttattaatttttctagtCTATTTTTATAGGTGGAAATCctcaaatatctaaaaattttgtaaatctgagttagataaataaatgttttttaaagcataactcaGTATTTACAAAATCTACTCTATTTACATTAGTTATTTTCTAGAGATatcaaatcacaaaaaaagtgttatttttaaggtaaaacttcaacttttttgttaaatttttgttttgtctgGCTTTAGGTCCAGACCAAAACCAAATCAAGTACAAATATTCATTATTTGgtccgaaaaattatttaaaaattggtatttttttatctttcgtacAGAGGAATTCTGTAAGAATCATTcagaatttaagttaatttaatttaacaaataaatatgaaGAATAAGAGTTGATAAGAGTTCTCTTGTTTTCGTTTAAATAcgaactgaaaattatatttggtcgaagtttaatcttattgtttgaaaagtcaaccttttgcttgaaaattcatgtttgtaggctgagtatttaattattttctgaaattttaattattttgttaaaacgccatcttttttttatcaaaaatttaactgttttgttgaacatttgtctttttggatagaaaattcgtccttttggattagaaattcgattgttttctaaaaaaattgtttatttggcttgaaaatttaatgtattttgttaaaaatgctactgttttgcttgaaaattttgctatttttattgaaagttcaactatttggttgtaaatacaactaatggtttttttttactttaactatttggttgataatctatattttttatagaaaatgatctTTGATCTAAGTTTAAGCTTCCTTGTTGGAAAATTCGACGATTTGGGTACAAATTCATCTTATTATGTTGAAAACCCAACCATTTAGGTGAAACTTCAATTctggtgttaaaaattaatattttctttatagaaaattcagctGTCTTGTTGAGCtttcttcattttgaatttcaaaatttatattttatagtagagaagtcatattttttggttgcagattcatctttgtatgttgaaaattcatctagttcgTTAAAACATTTTTGCGGAAGATTCATCCTTCcggggtttaaaaaatgttttctaaaacatgaactatgtttaaaagaattaattcccctattattcccctattttcgagaaaaataagcCTTTTCCTCATGTTGGAAAGCATTTTGTACACTCACTTATACCTATACTTATATCTATTTTGTGTGTATTATTACTacctctttttttttagaaaactgcaATAAATTGccacaaacattatttttatgcgaagtaaattttttaatttaatttgtacgggaattttgaaaatttatgtagggATTATACCGGAATTTTATTGATATGCCctctttttcttatctttttttaagattataattattgaggggccgtacttaaattatgttACGAATTATAGGTCGAATTATAGTAACAACCCGTaacaaataccccccccccccctcttcttactgtacgtaatttttagtttgcaGAAATGTATTGCTAGTAAAATTAGACAGGgtgtccgagaacttcatttttaaaattccctgatttttccttgactagtttttctttttccttgatcattaatattcacaTACCAGCATtataatcttgtaatacttttaacatagaatcgtTCATAAACGGAATAAACAAGTATTTCAGATacagattaaaaatttctatattttattttaaacaaaagtatgccttttctactttaaaagataatttttaacaaattaattgaattttcaaataaatacttacaTTTGTGACATAAtataaccaaaaagagaaattttcaacaaataaagatttttcactcagaaAAGAAATAagagtttatctaaattgttgaaactttcaGCCAACGAAATTAataaaactaaagaaatattaatcttaaaaaaaaagatttcttaaaaagtgattcaaccaaatctttcgatcaaaatactcaagcaaagaataataatttttaaccaaaaagtggcattttcataaaaagaagaaacaatttctactaaaacagatgaatttttaaatcaaaaagacaagtttaaaaaaaatagctgaattttatgttaaaaaagatttcatttgactttacacgaccaaaatatgaattttaaacaaaaaataagtttttaggatcaaaatcgatttttcaattaaaacacgaatttttaaccaaaaaggatgactttttaaacaaaataattgaattatctaccaaatagttgcatttttatccaagaaagatgaaatttgtactaaaacagatgaattttgaataaaaaacgaccTTTTTGTAAGTGAAATGTTCATATCCaggaaggattttaaattttctacgaaatcgttaatttttcaacaaaataggacaattttcaaccaaaaagtatgtcttttcaacaaaatatttccattcaagaaaggtgaaatttcttcTGAAGCAACTGATATAAGAAAAACCTTAAAAAACTAGATAAGTTTCcttccaaagaagattccagtttactttccaatgcaaaaataagaattgtaaacaataagttaattttctaggaagtagtgtaattttcaacaaaacagttgcatttttatttaagaatgatGTAATATTTCTActaacaaagaaaaacttttaaatcaacaagacaaagtttcagaaaaaacatt carries:
- the LOC117167488 gene encoding folliculin-interacting protein 1; its protein translation is MMSTKVFPASEHSACKQSERHPEEAHSTIIDSSSSSGSVRTQNSRPSSGNLSGNSLSPELRKNSTCSSTGSGWDIDIPVPLGSSHSLDSNNSSVVGSSLSSLRRRWIRAVSTSLSRSESDDLFAHCGEMSNEQENYIRRHKTRLGLAMLIQLTRGHEKEMETRLLEHAALLEGVLDRLRLSCTDSSKGQDNVKGKGLITRLHRASSCCTIWLLRLLMDSANSIAPLLWHDAMLNTTFPKEERINMIHHGLQEMCQLLDSIDTKSTNFFLSTMVTAVLTHHLGWVHTVLSGFNRQMVEKLRKQYLCNPLWAQLGDLYGALGNPVKVVHTVIAGDPDKAELINSILTFLTYFIRSGIVKKQYERRSSSQQDVQQAIVLLDQIKMKHPSLFKPSIPNNSRLEAHRKTSKRRAESTKSESADSGTCEDQTKIEPMASKLKRSNTLQKNLDALASDPPKVDFDLDLKDTSDEKSNITSKVKIIVSEISPREFGKDPRLHQGSALQELEKKFDQEVDEAFMEAKLVSLQRNQTGEMRKLSFGNLGDSLSHPSNVDFVNLREQSQVFFTLGEEEKPLKSRLQPGCKCQCAFTFTRVPSTSADLPEGVLRKIIQRNFPESSKNMQPPPEATSSESLGLCLKCSRNNYTSSQSYENSKLHLETPTNATEVLRSCGNSGGNEGRCALPSNSLEALIEANNVIELPMPRSNKVPLGKIKTNENVGFTRTLMSRKMQAFNETINSFSEVCGSGYTWGLVMQGLVKKKKKSRRKNKVEKEEISDQERKEWWRPMREEVEINAKFPLVDQPVAEALCILADLDTWQVGILSSNSPLHNPPLPIGMSGLVANMLEAFLYIWRKYRSPEHCVRLLESRLREMWLRSETLAEILMTVDPCDVNVNNLTNSLDLDVADLPLLLAVATTHSPQIAQKFGLTLA